The sequence CGACATATAGAATGGGTCGGGCAAAACAAGACATATAAGTTGAATATACTAAGAAAGTGCCTGTTTCAGATCTTCAAGCAGATCATCTATGTCTTCGATCCCGACACTTAAACGCAACAGCGAATCCACCACTCCAACTTTTTCGCGTTCTGGTTTTGGAATTGAAGCGTGGGTCATAGTTGCAGGATGACTTACCAGCGATTCAACACCGCCGAGTGATTCGGCCAGGGAAAATACTTTCATTCCCGCTGCAATCTTAAATGCTTCGTCGATTTTATTTCCTTTCAAAGAGAAAGAGATCATGCCGCCAAAATCTCTCATTTGTTTTTTGGCAATAGCATGACCTGGATGATCAGTAAAACCAGGCCAGTTTACCTTTTCAACTTTAGGATGAGTACGTAAATATTCAGCAATTTTTTTTCCATTAAAACAATGACGATCCATACGTACGTGCAATGTTTTTATACCCCGCAGCACCAAAAAGCAATCCATCGGACCGGGGTTAGCCCCGCAGGAATTTAAGATGAAGAACAATTGTTCATTCAGCTTTTCATCATTCACACACAAAACTCCCAGCACCACATCGGAATGTCCTCCCAAATACTTTGTTGCCGAATGCATGACAATATCAGCGCCGAGACTCATCGGGGTCTGCAGATATGGGGACGCAAAGGTGTTATCAACTGCCAGCAAGAGTTTATGCTCTTTAGCGATTTTTGAACACTCTTGTATATCAATAATATTCATCATTGGATTGGTAGGCGTTTCTATCCAAAGCAACCTCGTATTGGAGTTGACGTATTTTTTTATGTTGCTGAGGTCATTCAGGTCAATGAAATGAAATTTTATTCCAAAATTTGCATACACTTTAGTAAACATCCTGTAAGTTCCACCATATAAGTCATTGCCTGTTATTACCTCATCGCCCGGTTTCAACAACTTGGCAACCGCATCCACAGCTCCCATGCCGCTTGAGAAACAGATACCATATTTAGCATTTTCAAGTTCAGCAATACATTTTTCAAGCGCAACGCGTGTCGGATTTTTACCGCGCGCGTATGCATATCCCTTATGTTTACCGGGCGACTCCTGCACATAGGTTGAAGTTTGAAAAATGGGCGTCATTATGGCGCCTGTAGTTGGATCGGGCTCTTGTCCTGCGTGAATAGCTTTTGTACCAAATTTCATAATTGACGAATTACTAAAACCTACGAATAATGAATAAAAAAACGAATGTACGAATAAAACAATTTTAAAAAATTCAGCAAGAGATAAAAATCAATCCCACAAAACATGTCTACATCCAAATTTGGTATATTCGTACTGAATCCCAGCCTATGATCAGGCATAATTTGTATTAACATGGCATTAATTAAACCTGTAAAGGGTATATCACCTCAATTCGGAAACGACTGTTATTTGGCTGAAAATTCAACTATTGTAGGTGATGTTATAATGGGTGACAACTGCAGTATTTGGTTCAACACAGTTGTGCGTGGCGACGTGAACAGTATTCGCATCGGCAACAAAGTAAATATACAGGATGGTGCCTGCATACATTGCACCTACCAAAAAGCACCTACAACCATCGGCAATAATGTATCAATTGGTCACAACGCCATTGTGCACGGCTGCACCATACATGATAATGTATTAATAGGCATGGGTGCAATAGTGATGGATAAAGCAGTTATTGGCAGCAATACTATTATTGCCGCCGGCTCTGTTGTACTTGAAAATACAATTGTTGAACCGGGTTCTGTTTATGCCGGTGTACCCGCGAAAAAAGTAAAGAATATTAACCAGGAATTAATTAAAGGTGAGATCGACAGGATCGCGAATAATTATATCATGTACTCGGGGTGGTTTAAATAGTTCCAGGTTCAAAGTTCCCAGTGCCAGGTTAAATAAAAAAATATGAGAGAAAAATTTGATGATACCAAAATACAAGCTGAACTAAAGAACCTAAATGGCTGGGAATATAATAATGGTGCCATTGAGAAAAATTTTGTTTTTAAAAATTTTAAAGAGGCTTTAGCCATGATGGTTAGAATAGGATTTGAAGCTGAAAAGATGAATCATCATCCTGCATGGATGAATGTATATAATAAATTGAATGTGCGTTTGAATACGCATGATGCAGGCGGGATCACGGAAAGGGATTTTGTGTTAGCGAAAAAGATTGACGAAGTGATTGAAAATAAAATGTGAATCGCTGTAATTACTACTTCCATATCGCAACCTCTTCCAGCTTGATTTTTTTGCGGAAAAAGAATTTGGTGCTCTTTTCGAATGATTTGGTATAATCCGAAACGTAAAATTGATGGTGGGGATTTTTTTGCGTAGTAGTCAATTTTCTTTTCTTCAGCTGGTCACGCACATATTTCGCAACTACGCCTGCCGAATCAATGATGTCAACTTTACCTTTATAATACTCCTCCACTTCCGGTTTAATGAGTGGAAAATGTGTACAGGCCAAAATAATTGAATCGATCTTATTAAGTTTGGGACGCGAAAGATAATCGTTGATAATGGTACGACTTATCTTGTTATTGAAAAAACCTTCTTCGATCATGCCCACCAGTAATGGTGTAGCCAGCGAAGCTACGTCCAGTTTACCATTGTGTTGCTTTATTTTTTGCGAATAAATATCCGACTTTATTGTGCCCTTGGTGCCGATAACACCAATACGTTTTATTTTCTTTTTATTCATCACCTCCTCTACCACAGGATCGATCACATTTACAACCAGGGCCTGGCCGCCTACAAAATCTTTCACTGTCTCATAAGCCAATGATGATGCAGTATTACACGCAATAACTATCATTTTACAATTTTTCTGCAGCAACAGCTGCGAAATGCGGATAGCATAATACTTTATTGAATCAGCCGACTTGTCGCCATAAGGCAAATGAGCGGTATCACCAAAATAAATTAATTTTTCGTTGGGTAGTTCTTTGGTAATAGCATGCGCAACAGTTAAACCACCAATACCCGAATCGAATATTCCGATAGGATTGTTTGGGCTTAAGTTGCTGGTACTTTTGGTCATTATTTACCTCCGCATGGGTAGATACGCTGGGTACGCTGAGCGGAGTCGAAGCGTTATTTACCTGTTGGCGCAGGGGTTTGCTTAACCGGAGCCGGCGTTGCGCTGATACCCAGTTTTTTCATTACCAATGTCATCACATCATCAGCC is a genomic window of Bacteroidota bacterium containing:
- a CDS encoding cystathionine gamma-synthase, whose protein sequence is MKFGTKAIHAGQEPDPTTGAIMTPIFQTSTYVQESPGKHKGYAYARGKNPTRVALEKCIAELENAKYGICFSSGMGAVDAVAKLLKPGDEVITGNDLYGGTYRMFTKVYANFGIKFHFIDLNDLSNIKKYVNSNTRLLWIETPTNPMMNIIDIQECSKIAKEHKLLLAVDNTFASPYLQTPMSLGADIVMHSATKYLGGHSDVVLGVLCVNDEKLNEQLFFILNSCGANPGPMDCFLVLRGIKTLHVRMDRHCFNGKKIAEYLRTHPKVEKVNWPGFTDHPGHAIAKKQMRDFGGMISFSLKGNKIDEAFKIAAGMKVFSLAESLGGVESLVSHPATMTHASIPKPEREKVGVVDSLLRLSVGIEDIDDLLEDLKQALS
- a CDS encoding gamma carbonic anhydrase family protein, producing MALIKPVKGISPQFGNDCYLAENSTIVGDVIMGDNCSIWFNTVVRGDVNSIRIGNKVNIQDGACIHCTYQKAPTTIGNNVSIGHNAIVHGCTIHDNVLIGMGAIVMDKAVIGSNTIIAAGSVVLENTIVEPGSVYAGVPAKKVKNINQELIKGEIDRIANNYIMYSGWFK
- a CDS encoding 4a-hydroxytetrahydrobiopterin dehydratase; translated protein: MREKFDDTKIQAELKNLNGWEYNNGAIEKNFVFKNFKEALAMMVRIGFEAEKMNHHPAWMNVYNKLNVRLNTHDAGGITERDFVLAKKIDEVIENKM
- the murI gene encoding glutamate racemase, yielding MTKSTSNLSPNNPIGIFDSGIGGLTVAHAITKELPNEKLIYFGDTAHLPYGDKSADSIKYYAIRISQLLLQKNCKMIVIACNTASSLAYETVKDFVGGQALVVNVIDPVVEEVMNKKKIKRIGVIGTKGTIKSDIYSQKIKQHNGKLDVASLATPLLVGMIEEGFFNNKISRTIINDYLSRPKLNKIDSIILACTHFPLIKPEVEEYYKGKVDIIDSAGVVAKYVRDQLKKRKLTTTQKNPHHQFYVSDYTKSFEKSTKFFFRKKIKLEEVAIWK